The sequence atgtggaAAGAACTACAGAGATGCTTGTAATATAATTCTAGTGCTGATATCAGCATGTGTGCACTGagacaaatgtttttttgtgcCTGCTGCAGAACTGGTAGTAGCAGAGTCAGTGGTGGTGATTAAGAAGCTTCTGCAGATGCAGCCTGAGCAGCATAGCGACATCATCAAACATATGGCCAAGCTCACAGACAACATACAGGTGGAGATCTAATCTGTTTTGGAAATGTCGAGTGTCATTCAATTACAAGTAGAATAAGCTTGTTACCttcataattatataaatattatataaactgGATCCAGCTCAGGAACATAACCAGcgctcttcttttttttaaggtccCAATGGCAAGAGCGAGTATCCTGTGGCTGATTGGTGAATACTGTGAGCATGTTCCTAAAATCGCCCCTGATGTCCTAAGGAAGATGGCCAAAAGTTTCACCAACGAGGAGGACATTGTCAAGTTGCAAATCATCAATCTGGCTGCCAAACTCTACCTGACCAACTCCAAACAGGTGTCTAATGCatattttactaaaatgtggCTCTGTATTTGCTGTGTGTTCATCAGACTGTGTGAAATGATGCTGGAGAACTTTAATAAAAGGTGCGTTGgtgctgtccatggtgctgaaatgTAGTTGTCCACAGAATAGATTAGCTCAGTGGTTCTTAACCTTTTTGCGAGTTCAACccacttttaaaaatgtttacccACTTTGATCTAATATAAAAACTACTTCAATGTTTTGGACTACACATTTAGTGGAATGGTTAGGTTTAGATAACACCTCTGGGTGATAGGTTTAGGATGTGAGGTGGTTTAATCATGGCTGGGTAGGACTGAGGAAAAGATGCAGATCTTCAACCATGAGTCTGGCTCTATACTTTTTGACATGAAATCGCTCCATGTTTAATCAGCAATCCATCTATGATGATTATAAACCACAAAATGCCAAGCCCATACGACAATCCGCAGTTAATTAGTAATATCATGACACCATCAGTAGATGGTGTCATTAGGTGCCCCTCTGCCACTATCTTGTAACCCATGAGGAGTCATGACCCCAAGGTTAAGAACCACTGGCTTAGATCAGGGATTTAAAAACTCTGAGTCGATTTTGGTGTTTGGACCCCTAAATATACTTTTCACAATTTTaacaatcatttatttatttttaatggacCTCTGGCTATGCTTCATGGACCCTACTTTGAGAGCCACTGGCTTAGACCTCCAGACAGTTGTATAGCTAGTAGATAGTGTAACATCACCAAGATGGCATCTCCATTTGAAGAAAATGGATTCTCAGATGCAAAACATATGTAACACATTGGTCATTAAACTATGTCTAGTTGTTCTAGAGAGTTTCTACAGTAGTGCCCCGTCTTACGTCGCTCgtccttaaatattaaattgaaaaattaaatcCAATTTATGGCGCTTTACACAACCTTACACCAGTCCCTCCGTCGCATAGTAACAATGAAAAATGGCTAATAAAgccaaactaaacaaaattcttttttataaaataagaaaatccaTATATTCATTCATGTGTCATTATAGGGAACATATACAACACTTTGTAGGGGCATTTCCGACTTACGGCGAAAATCGACTTACGTCGTGTCTCTTGGAACCAATTAGCAATGAAGGGCGGGGTATGACTGTAATGCAAAATCATTGGGGAGATTATTtttagacaaaaacaaaatacttGTGAGTCATTGTTCAAGCAAAACTAAGACAgtgtggcacacacacacacacatacacacacacactgtctatgcTGTCTCACCCccagtcttttcttctcttaacatttAGACCAAGCTCCTTACACAGTATGTGCTCAACTTGGCAAAGTATGACCAGAACTATGACATCAGAGACCGCGCACGATTCATCCGTCAGCTCATCGTCCCCACGGATAAGAGTGGAGCCTTGAGTAAATACGCCAAGAAGCTTTTTCTTGCCCTTAAACCTGCACCTGTACTGGAGTCTCCATTTAAAGGTGAACTAACAATTCtcattctgttttttgtttaaaataaaaggggAAGTTCACCTTGTATGAGCAGATCTAAATATTTATTCACTGATTTCTAGACTCCTTTGAATAGTTGTTAATTGTTATGTTAATTGATTAAAtaccttttttttatataatttgtaaatgaaacaaaaacattcccaatacacacacacttactggaCTGCAAAATCCTATTAAACACATTGTACAAATGCTCTGATACCAATAGCGATTCCAAAGGTTTCACTTGTTGCTGTTTCTGAGTGAGATAACCAGCTACTGCGTCCAACCATTCAAAAACTAGTCCCGCCTCCATCAAACTCCAAACGACAAACCAGAAAGATGATCATGAGAATAGATCATGACATATACATTGACCATAATGAATAAAACGAAAGAAGTCtttgttgttgggtttttttttgtttttgtttttactgttttGTCTTTACAAATGATGTTTTGAGGCTTAGacttaaaaatcttaaaaatgtatgtattgACATAAAAACAGTTTGAGGTGAATAGAAATCaccaaataaatatttagaacTGCATAAAGGTGAAATAAAgtaaacttctcctttaagacTGAATCGATTATTTTGTTGAAAACTGTCATTTTgcaatgaaactgaaaacagaagagagtatgtAGGTTTTACTGTTATTTTTGCTGACTCCTGCAGAGAGCCaattttttgtctgtgtgttttattgcataaacagacagagaccATTTCCAGCTCGGCTCGTTGTCTCACCTGCTGAATACCAAAGCAGGCGGCTACCAGGAGCTGCCCGACTGGCCCGAATCAGCACCTGACCCCTCCGTGCGCAACGTGGAGGTGAAGGATTCTGTGCGTGCAGGGGGAACAGTTACTCCCAGAGGCAGGGCTTCAGGGCTCAGGCCTGTGGGAACTGCTCCTCCAccccaccagagggagccccaACATGCAGGAtgcgtcaaaaaaaaaaaaaaaaagcttatccTCTCCAACCAAAATCGGCTTCTCCCACAGCCATGTTTTATATCTCTCCTCGCTCATCAGCATAACTCCATCCTCATCATGCATTGTCATTCCAGTTGGCTCTCGGCTAGCCAGCTAGCTCATTGTAAGATGGTGACGAAGGATATTTCCAGTTCACTTTAGGAAGTAGGAGTGTTATGCTTTTGAGAGTTGAGAAATCAAATCAGAATCGAgagtttataattatatttatgtttgtagTGTTTAATATTATACCTGTGGGATCTTTAAATCCATACCATCCACACCAGACCTCTGTTGGGCTTTCTGGAAGAGCAGTGCCCACAGAGACCTCCACCCACAGTCATAAAGTCTGCACTCCACACACTGACTGAAGCCACCTCaactcacaacatcacacactcaacacttcCTCCATTATGCATTTGGTCTCTGAAAATTTCTTAGTAACTCAACGGAGAAGGCTTTGCTGTCTTTAGTGGTCGGGTTTAGGTTTGCTTCGTCTAGCTGTGGAGTGTGGAAGGAAATGGTGGCACATGAGATAAGAATTGTTCCTCATCAGAACTTCATGTGCCACTTCTTTAATGTCTCAGAAGGTCCCAGTGCTTGTATACGTACCAGCAGAAGACAAAGGGGACCTGTACACCccattgtgtgtatatttggtGGACAACATGACAGCATCTCAATTGTGTCTGATGCTCTCTATTGGCTCGTCTGAATTGTCATGTCCATTAAGAGTGCTTTAAGCATCGATATCCAGTGAAATTCTTGTGCTACAGTTGAACACTCTTAGCTAGTGCAAAAATGATAAGTAGAGCTTATGCAGCAAAAAATAGCTAAAGTAAGCAGGTTATATAACAGTAAACTATAAACAATGTATGCAGTCATAAAGAGACATAGTGGGAGATATTATACATTCAGTATCCTAAATTATTTTTGTAATCTAGCAAGTAAAAATAgtgatatatttaaataaacattgaaTTGATAAAGGGGTAAAGTGCTGTGCATGGAAGAGTGAGTTGTCctagtggtggtgttattggttAGACTTAAGCAGTTCCTCAGCCTGCTGATGCTGGATGTTAAATTTAAACACCATCCATACTcatagagagaaacagagcaaaAGTCAAGTCCAGTTTTATTCTGTCAGTTCTAAgactttcctttttatttatatccCTCACAATCATTTTCTATATTGTTATAATACACATCGCTGGATGTTATTAATCAGCAGGTGATCGATGAGGTGATTGACAGGTATGGGATCGGTTGATTGACATCTTAAAATAAGACTGCCTTGCATCATTGAcatatttgtaaaataattgaACAATTTGTAAAAATTAAACATGAAATGTAACATGTGCCTTAATATTATGCTATATATTGCACCTCCTTCAAATCTCTCACCCTCCACTGCTTCTGTTCTGGTAAAAATGCTGTATTCTAGCTAAAATTTGGGTCCATAATATTCACAATATGACAATATGGGTGGAGCCATGTTGTTCACCATGTATGCAATGATTGGTACAACCACACGTGGAATGTTATTTGATTTGTGCCACTCGTAATACATAATACACTTGAGTCATGATGCAGATTTCCTGTTGAGGAGACTTTGTTGTTATGTTTAAACGTAATTTCCCATCCAGTGACCCTTTCCTGTTTGATCCATTATAACCCCTGTCTGTTTGCTCTACCCTTGCCCTTCTTCCACATCATCATCCCACAGCAAGAGGAAGTTATAGACACCAGTGAAGGGCGGATCGGTCTCCTTGGAGACTGGCGAGAGGTGCCCACAAGTGTGCAGTGACTTCTCTTCCTCCTTATCTATCACTCTGTCCATACTAGCACCCTTTCCTTCCATACATACAGTGAGGATTGCACTGTACTGAAATCCCTGTATGATACAGGAAAACTAATCTACTAATGGGTCTTTCAGAATTTGAAAGAACTGATAAGCACTTCATTTCAGGGAAAAAATAGTCCCCATTTTCCTTTACCaaagtgtgtatctgtgtttgttgtgtgtgtttgtgtgtcttctCTTACTCTGAAATCTGCTGTTGGACGATCTTCAACTCTCATCCCACTCCAAAAAGCAGGTGTTCATCCCATATCTGTTGCACTTCCATTGATTTACAGAGGCTTCCATAACCTCATGTTTTAATataacacatgctttataatataaatttttttaactCGTCTATGCTACAcgctaaaacaaaaatacaatacacatattatagtttaatgatataattataCATCTATAATATATCTTTGTCGATACTGTACGTTTTATATGGTTCAGTCACGCTGATTGTAGCTATCAGTGCTATAATATaagggaaaaagaaagattttGTTAATGTTTTGGACTTGGAACCATGTAACAAGCTGATGTACCTACAGTAGATTTGTTAAGTGCAACCTGAATCCTTGTGTGTACCTTTTTAAACTTTTctgttctcttcttttcttgGCTCTTcttctcatcatctcacctcatcattctttcgtttttttcccccttttttctttctttcctgtccGCCAGGTTATTAGGCTGCTTGAAAGAGTCACGAATCTAACCAGCGTGAGTCTGTCAGTTCACGAAGAGCTCTGCGCATATTTGAGTCTCGAACCGTGTTGCGCCGAAAACCAGAGTGCTTTCCTTGCCAGTCAGCTTAGCCTTAACCCTTGTCACCTAGCCTAGCTTATTGTCTGTCCAGTGCTTAATTCAGCCTAAAGCCCCTGGCTGAGCTTCACTCTCTGCTGTCTTTACCATTAAATAGCTGGATCCTTGCAAAGAGCCAACTGCCCTCCTCTTTTTAGCTCATTTTTTATTGCAATCCTGGGTTTTGCTAAAAAGGCACATTTCTAATAGCTTTCTTCAATGCTTCAAATGTAGAAATGCACAAATGTATTGTCATGAGGAGGTCATTTGGTACTTTTTTTAGGTAGACGTTTCCCAGTTACACAATAAGTACAGCAGTGACCATGAATGCATCACCTTAATGCTTACATACGATTCATCTttattaagaaaagaaaaaaaaaataaaaggcagCATGATGATGCCAGAATCTAATGTAAGCACATCcttcatatattatatattttatatatttgttataagTTTTTAGCCCATAGCTGTGGGAGAGGCATTCATGGGCATACAGTGCTCTAACATTGTACAACCATGTTATGTATCTGTTGTGTGACCGTGTCCTGTGGCTTTCCTCAGGTTCCAGAGTGGACTAAATGCACCAGCAGGAAGGAGCGCAAGGAGAAGAAGGTGGAGAAGCCTTTCTACTCTGACTCAGAGGGAGAATCTGGACCAACCGAGTCTGCTGACAGTGGTAACTGCGGAGAGAATACGACAATATCTTGGAGCCtgatactgaaaatgaatgaaaatgaatgtttcCAAGAATTCATACATGAGTTTTCCTGATTTAATGCATAATGTATTGGAGTTTATACACAAATTAGTTGAGAAAGGCCAAGGTGGAGATAAGCTCAACCTACATTCATTCAACACTGTCTGTCCCTTTGGTCTCTCTGCAGAGACCAACACCAGCAGCGGGTCCGAGAGCGGCAGCGAAGAGAGCGGCTCAGGCTCAGAGAGTGAAGAAAGCAACGAGGAGTCTGAGTCtgatgaggaggagaaggacagagaggaagagaagactaagaagaagaagaaagtagaCATGAGCAAATTAAAGAAACCAGAGAGTGCAGAGAGGtctgattcatttcattttatttgtgtacaTATGGTTTGTAGACAGTCTGCTGCATGATGGTGTAACAATGCACTTTCTATACAGTGATCAAAGCAGTGGAGAGGAGCACAAGAGAAGCAGGAAAGCAGGGAAGGAGCAGAAGAGACTGTCTGAGTCAGAGAGTGAGGAAGACAGCGAGTCTGAAAGCAGTGAATCAGAGTCGGAGTCAGAGGATGAGTCAGACTCAGACATGGACACCAGAAAGAAGAAGGTTTGAGCTGAAAAGCATACTCTttaactctttaaaaaaaaagtttattaagTCATTCTTGAGTTACAGTAGAACTGATATAATCTTCATCAAGCACAACCATCCTCTACTACCCCACAGCCAGAACTCACAGCTCCTGCACTGCAGCAAGCAGAACTTATGGACACCATGGAGATCACTCTCCTCAGAGACTTTCAAGAGGTGTCCATAGTGTGCAGTGGtttctcctctttctgtctctgttaaAACCCCTCAGTGACAGTCCTTCCTTTTTTAACTGACAGCAACAGTAGAGTGACTAGAAAAGTGCTGTGTTATGTTATATATTGAAAGTGTTCCCTTCatctttttttgcattaatcATTGAGGTGCTTGACTGAGGTGCTCGAAATGCAGGACCCgatggacattttgtgtatATTTCCTCACAGACGCCTGCCTCAAAACCACCACCTGCAAAGCAGAGCAAAAAGGAGAGCAAGAAAGAGTCCAAAGAAATGTCTCTGCTAGATCTGGATGACTGTAAGTAGGATCTGAAGTGAGAACTTGTGTTGAAGGTTATTCATGTCTTTGAATTGTCTCGCTacctagttttattttttattttaatttttggtCAATTCAGTTTTTCACCTGCTTGTACAATATGATCTGCCcacttgtatttttttttccttgtggacagaaagagagactttTACTGCCATTAacagtttctttttctttacctCAGTTGACCCCACCCCCTCACCTCAGGTGACTCCAGTCAACAACTTCCTGTCCAGCAGCCTGGTGGCAGATCTAGAAGGGTTGTCACTGACCGACACTGTACTCGCCCCCACTGTGAGTTACATATACCACtgtcttttttaaattaagttcCTGATTGATTCCCTCTTGACTTTTAACACTCTGATCCTCGTCATGTTTTTAGACCATCGCCCCATCAGGCTCAATGAGGATGTATGAGTTATTGCACCGTATCACAGGAGAGGGTCTGGCAGTCGAATACTGTTTCAGCCGGCAGCCCTTCAGCCCTGATCCTAACATGGTGGCTGTGCAGATCCAGTTCACGAACAACACCAGTTCAGAGACCAAGAACCTACACGTTGAAGAGCCCAAACTGCAGTCTGGTATGAGGATCAAGGAGTTCACCGAAATCGGTCAGTCAAAGAACCACTTCAAACCATAGAAAACAACTTGATGTTATTCAGCTATAAGCCTTCATTTCCAAATTAAAGGAAATTAAAGGCATTAAAGTCTGAATGGTAAATTTCTCATTCCATAGTTGTATTTTTACTCTTAATCAGTTCCCAACTTTCTTTACTGTGATTGTTTAAATGTAGAGAAAAGTCCACATTTAAACAAAGACAAGTTCTAATTagaatatttagaaatatttagtTCAAGTTTTATATTGTTCAGTCCAGACctctacacatgcacacatgcatgcacacatgcatacacacacacacacacacacaaagcaatgcactgtgtctttgtttttattgtgcTATTGTTTAGGGAATAGTTTAAATGAAATTGGTTGTACATGATAGCATCACCCAGCACTTCATCCTGCATAGTTCTGTCTGTAAATGATGTTTGCTGTGATTAAAAAGTCATATATTCTTATGTGACTCATGATATgctgtctgttttcttttcacagAAGTTTTACCTGCAGGCGAATCTATAACTGTTGTAATGGGCATTGACTTCTGTGACTCCACACAAGCAGCAAACTTCCAGCTGTGGTGAGAGACATGCATAACTGCatctgtgtttgtattgatgCTCTgtacttctttttcttctacaCTGATGAGACTATTGATCACAGATAGACATCAAAAGTCCTCCGCTATGCAGTTGCATGTTCCTCACTTCTCCTGCATGATCACTTCTTCCACATTCAAGTCTGAGAAACAGCACAGCTTACCATCACTGAGAttatatttaatctttttttcctgtccctttttgttatttttatcaGTACTCACACTCGGAAGTTCTTTGTGTCCATCCAGCCACCAGTCGGAGAACTGATGATGCCTGCTTTTCTGACAGAGAATGAGTTTAAGAAAGAGCAAGGTAAGATGATCAGATGTTCCTTTATCTCTAACGTGCACTAATTCTCCTGAGCTGAAACACTCTGGATTATTAGAAACATTTCTGATGATAAATGTGAGGTTTTTATAAATTCTCacctttcctcctcctcctaaaTATGAGTTCCTCTGCTTCTGTTTTACTCATTTGATCAAAGTATGTATTTACTAACAACTAAACAACACCAGATCTCTGCACTAATTATTGAGCACAAGTACTAAATGTTCCTCTgtcatattttttcatttctcctTCTGTGAGGGTCGCTACTCTTTAGAGACGTTATTACGTGGTAAGTTCCTAAAGTCTAAAGGCCTGGCTTCTTCACACTGATAGTTTGCCACCTGCTTCAATCCTAGTATATTATTAGCATGACTAATAGTAAAAGCATAACTAATTGGTGGTATAgctaattatttttcatttaatgtgGTGGGAACCTTTAACTGCATCTCACCAGTAGATCACAAAGCCAATTATCCCACAAAATGATTCATGTAGAGTCCTTCAAGcagcaaaaagcaaaaaaaaaaaatgtatttagagTATATATGAGTATTATTGAAAATAAGACTTGGACACAACTTTATCATTTTGCTTTTAATGCCTGCCAGAGTGAGTTTGACTAGAAAACAGTCAGATATCATGTATGATCAATTGAAAATTAATCAATCTAGTTACAGTAAATGACTGACAGATGAGGAATCAGTCGTAATCTTCTGTTAGGTCTATTGTCTAATTTATAGTTATTTGACCCCAATACTAGAATCTCACAAGCATTTAAATGCATGTTTAAGATGCTGTAGAGCTTTTATACTCACCTCGCCAAATAAATATGCAGTGATGTAGAGTtgggacttttttttattttaaacattggATTCAAACTAAAGGTTGTACCCAAAGAAATGCTCTCATAAGTCGAAAGTCCCACTCTGGAACTTCATCAGAGAATGCAAAGCAACATGGTTTGTGCTCAGAGCACAAACAATAGCAATCCATAACTTTAAATGAGTTTACTGAATATACAAGTGCTTTAGCTCAATcaacatacaaaaatatttactgaCTGTTTTGAGGACGAAAATATACATCACAGTTAGCTgcctagcttgttgctaacacaAGAGAAACATGGAGATGTCATGGTTTATTCCCACTTTATAGCTCAAATGCACAGGGGTCGAAAATGACATAATCTAACTTCTGAGGTAAACCAAATGCAGGCAGGAGCCACTGGTCAAATATGAAACTCAAGGGAAACTGAAGAAAGGCCATGAGAGTGTAACAGACATATtccatcattccatccatcgtctatacccgctttattcctaattagggtcacagggatctgcttgagcctatcccagcacacattgggcaaaaggcaggggtacaccctgggcaggtcaccagtccatcacagggccacatatagacaaacaaccacacaattggcaatttagaattaccaatcaacctaatgtacatgtttttggactgtgggaggaaactggagtacccagtgtaaacccacacaggcacagggagaacatgcaaactccactcagaaaggcccctgcctgttcaaacttGGGagtcgaacccaggaccttcttgctgttaggcaacagtgctaaccactaagccactgtattccttcattcagtcattcattaaTCACCAGCAACTTCTTTGTCCCAGTCTGatttaaatgatatattttgACAACTGAGTCCACATTGCAGTCagttagaataaaaaataataaactacagGGTTGTTCCAACATTCTTTCAGCATCGGATTAAAACCCATTCCTGAGCAAGCACACCTCTGTAGTGATCAACCCTCTGTCACTTCTAATGTCTTGATGTTGAGTATAGGATGAATTGATGAACCTATTTCTTCTTCTGCAGGTCAGCTGATGGGAATGAATGAAATCTCAGAGAAGCTGAGCCTGGGAGAGAAGTGTCAGATTGACCACATCATTATAGAGAGAGTCACTGCTACAGCTAACCTCAGCAGAGTACCGTGTGGCTCGGAGAAAGAGTGCAGGTGAGGCATACGGGGAAAAAGCCAAACAATTTATGAAAAAGCTGCAAAAAAACCCATTGTAATGtgattaatttatattttgtatatcaATGTGCTGCTCACATCTCTATACTGTTTTTACTTTTCTGCTGTCTGTATTTCCTGGCCTGTTTTGCTCTTTGCTTTGCTTCACTTcagtcctcctcttcctcttcctccatcaCCTGTGTCCAGGTTTGCTGGGAAGACGGTGAGCAGCGGCAGTCTTGTGCTCGTCACCGTGGCGAGGAAGGAGGCTGGAGAAGCCCAGCTCACTGTGAACTGTGAGAAGATGGTGATTGGTACGATGCTCGTGAAGGATATTCTTCATGCCCTGACGCAGTGACGACTGAGTGCGAAAacctgtagctgtgtgtagctTTGACTCTTTGTGCTGATTGTTTGACCAACGTCTGTCATGTACTACACAATATTGCACCTAGTATACAAAGCTTATTGCTTATTACTGTCCCTGAAGAGCTGAAATCGTAGTATGATCCACATTAAGACCTGTGAATGCTCTGTATACGATGTGCTCTCATCTGCCTTTACTGATTTTCTCCTTTAGATTTGCAGAAACGTTGCATGACGTGACGTAACATTCCCGAATaaccatttgtttatttaaagtgcgtgtttact comes from Hemibagrus wyckioides isolate EC202008001 linkage group LG14, SWU_Hwy_1.0, whole genome shotgun sequence and encodes:
- the LOC131365060 gene encoding AP-3 complex subunit beta-2 isoform X8, whose translation is MSTSSAFNDEKGGSSTVAEPEYGHDPASGGIFSSDYKRHDDLKEMLDSNKDSLKLEAMKRIVAMIARGKNASDLFPAVVKNVACKNIEVKKLVYVYLVRYAEEQQDLALLSISTFQRGLKDPNQLIRASALRVLSSIRVTIIVPIMMLAIKEAASDMSPYVRKTAAHAIPKLYSLDPEQKDQLIEVIEKLLADKTTLVAGSVVMAFEEVCPERIDLIHKNYRKLCNLLIDVEEWGQVVIINMLTRYARTQFLNPNINESLLEEGGEKAFYGSTDDEDDEEKKAEAAALAKRKPYVMDPDHRLLLRNTKPLLQSRNAAVVMAVAQLYFHLAPKAEVGVIAKALVRLMRSHSEVQYVVLQNVATMTIKRRGMFEPYLKSFYIRSTDPTQIKILKLEVLTNLANETNISTILREFQTYIKSMDKDFVAATIQAIGRCATNIGEVRDTCLNGLVQLLSNRDELVVAESVVVIKKLLQMQPEQHSDIIKHMAKLTDNIQVPMARASILWLIGEYCEHVPKIAPDVLRKMAKSFTNEEDIVKLQIINLAAKLYLTNSKQTKLLTQYVLNLAKYDQNYDIRDRARFIRQLIVPTDKSGALSKYAKKLFLALKPAPVLESPFKDRDHFQLGSLSHLLNTKAGGYQELPDWPESAPDPSVRNVEVKDSVPEWTKCTSRKERKEKKVEKPFYSDSEGESGPTESADSETNTSSGSESGSEESGSGSESEESNEESESDEEEKDREEEKTKKKKKVDMSKLKKPESAESDQSSGEEHKRSRKAGKEQKRLSESESEEDSESESSESESESEDESDSDMDTRKKKTPASKPPPAKQSKKESKKESKEMSLLDLDDFDPTPSPQVTPVNNFLSSSLVADLEGLSLTDTVLAPTTIAPSGSMRMYELLHRITGEGLAVEYCFSRQPFSPDPNMVAVQIQFTNNTSSETKNLHVEEPKLQSGMRIKEFTEIEVLPAGESITVVMGIDFCDSTQAANFQLCTHTRKFFVSIQPPVGELMMPAFLTENEFKKEQGQLMGMNEISEKLSLGEKCQIDHIIIERVTATANLSRVPCGSEKECRFAGKTVSSGSLVLVTVARKEAGEAQLTVNCEKMVIGTMLVKDILHALTQ
- the LOC131365060 gene encoding AP-3 complex subunit beta-2 isoform X9: MSTSSAFNDEKGGSSTVAEPEYGHDPASGGIFSSDYKRHDDLKEMLDSNKDSLKLEAMKRIVAMIARGKNASDLFPAVVKNVACKNIEVKKLVYVYLVRYAEEQQDLALLSISTFQRGLKDPNQLIRASALRVLSSIRVTIIVPIMMLAIKEAASDMSPYVRKTAAHAIPKLYSLDPEQKDQLIEVIEKLLADKTTLVAGSVVMAFEEVCPERIDLIHKNYRKLCNLLIDVEEWGQVVIINMLTRYARTQFLNPNINESLLEEGGEKAFYGSTDDEDDEEKKAEAAALAKRKPYVMDPDHRLLLRNTKPLLQSRNAAVVMAVAQLYFHLAPKAEVGVIAKALVRLMRSHSEVQYVVLQNVATMTIKRRGMFEPYLKSFYIRSTDPTQIKILKLEVLTNLANETNISTILREFQTYIKSMDKDFVAATIQAIGRCATNIGEVRDTCLNGLVQLLSNRDELVVAESVVVIKKLLQMQPEQHSDIIKHMAKLTDNIQVPMARASILWLIGEYCEHVPKIAPDVLRKMAKSFTNEEDIVKLQIINLAAKLYLTNSKQTKLLTQYVLNLAKYDQNYDIRDRARFIRQLIVPTDKSGALSKYAKKLFLALKPAPVLESPFKDRDHFQLGSLSHLLNTKAGGYQELPDWPESAPDPSVRNVEVPEWTKCTSRKERKEKKVEKPFYSDSEGESGPTESADSETNTSSGSESGSEESGSGSESEESNEESESDEEEKDREEEKTKKKKKVDMSKLKKPESAESDQSSGEEHKRSRKAGKEQKRLSESESEEDSESESSESESESEDESDSDMDTRKKKTPASKPPPAKQSKKESKKESKEMSLLDLDDFDPTPSPQVTPVNNFLSSSLVADLEGLSLTDTVLAPTTIAPSGSMRMYELLHRITGEGLAVEYCFSRQPFSPDPNMVAVQIQFTNNTSSETKNLHVEEPKLQSGMRIKEFTEIEVLPAGESITVVMGIDFCDSTQAANFQLCTHTRKFFVSIQPPVGELMMPAFLTENEFKKEQGQLMGMNEISEKLSLGEKCQIDHIIIERVTATANLSRVPCGSEKECRFAGKTVSSGSLVLVTVARKEAGEAQLTVNCEKMVIGTMLVKDILHALTQ
- the LOC131365060 gene encoding AP-3 complex subunit beta-2 isoform X3, with the protein product MKMTPMQKLLQLPANAVNIVKTVQGVAQGQEEARSPVLTPDGGLQNWYSAVQPEELRHLRTSSTAGGGGGGGDAGEGGGTQEEGLPSAQTQPLRHDDLKEMLDSNKDSLKLEAMKRIVAMIARGKNASDLFPAVVKNVACKNIEVKKLVYVYLVRYAEEQQDLALLSISTFQRGLKDPNQLIRASALRVLSSIRVTIIVPIMMLAIKEAASDMSPYVRKTAAHAIPKLYSLDPEQKDQLIEVIEKLLADKTTLVAGSVVMAFEEVCPERIDLIHKNYRKLCNLLIDVEEWGQVVIINMLTRYARTQFLNPNINESLLEEGGEKAFYGSTDDEDDEEKKAEAAALAKRKPYVMDPDHRLLLRNTKPLLQSRNAAVVMAVAQLYFHLAPKAEVGVIAKALVRLMRSHSEVQYVVLQNVATMTIKRRGMFEPYLKSFYIRSTDPTQIKILKLEVLTNLANETNISTILREFQTYIKSMDKDFVAATIQAIGRCATNIGEVRDTCLNGLVQLLSNRDELVVAESVVVIKKLLQMQPEQHSDIIKHMAKLTDNIQVPMARASILWLIGEYCEHVPKIAPDVLRKMAKSFTNEEDIVKLQIINLAAKLYLTNSKQTKLLTQYVLNLAKYDQNYDIRDRARFIRQLIVPTDKSGALSKYAKKLFLALKPAPVLESPFKDRDHFQLGSLSHLLNTKAGGYQELPDWPESAPDPSVRNVEVKDSVPEWTKCTSRKERKEKKVEKPFYSDSEGESGPTESADSETNTSSGSESGSEESGSGSESEESNEESESDEEEKDREEEKTKKKKKVDMSKLKKPESAESDQSSGEEHKRSRKAGKEQKRLSESESEEDSESESSESESESEDESDSDMDTRKKKTPASKPPPAKQSKKESKKESKEMSLLDLDDFDPTPSPQVTPVNNFLSSSLVADLEGLSLTDTVLAPTTIAPSGSMRMYELLHRITGEGLAVEYCFSRQPFSPDPNMVAVQIQFTNNTSSETKNLHVEEPKLQSGMRIKEFTEIEVLPAGESITVVMGIDFCDSTQAANFQLCTHTRKFFVSIQPPVGELMMPAFLTENEFKKEQGQLMGMNEISEKLSLGEKCQIDHIIIERVTATANLSRVPCGSEKECSPPLPLPPSPVSRFAGKTVSSGSLVLVTVARKEAGEAQLTVNCEKMVIGTMLVKDILHALTQ